One Pyrus communis chromosome 4, drPyrComm1.1, whole genome shotgun sequence genomic region harbors:
- the LOC137732166 gene encoding uncharacterized protein: MPEKGLSWPSSQPWTGSQRFGHVLQWRVGLLTAVVIVGMVVVWSVDATTMQSFVEATRSRQAYLTTKVSALANLAQTHQNLDFKSFHIAVNQTQNQTKITPNQTNTTQNQIKTTQNQTNATQRQINATQFKTHLDFQKPVNFSQSEPISAHNPTGVSLKSGSMSWVAAGLEPNLTKNLLARWLAPGGEPCKDSKTVEISILDLDGRDLIELSAGEMYEFQFLALGEDKNPRCLGGDYFETDLSGDSWKSRPLVRDFGNGSYSVKLQVHQDFVGLYNFTVILLFRHFEGLRFSPARFAYDRELRKIPIRFVKGSAKLPELRTCEESDFGREIWAGRWTRHGKNDDCEISNDGRYRCLAPNYPCQGPWCNGSLGVLESNGWVYSTHCSFRLFSADNAWNCMSNRWIFFWGDSNHVDSIRNILNFILDRPDIPSVPRRFDMNFSNPKDPSQTVRITSIFNGHWNETQNYQGLNSLKDEGFRNLLKTYFSEQTVPDTIIMNSGLHDGVFWSNIRSFSNGASYAATFWVEIMESIRQRGLTVPKVFYRTTIATGGYARTLAYNPSKMEAFNWVLLEKLKEAGLLAGVIDNFDMTFPWHYDNRCNDGVHYGRAPVKMKWRDGEIGHHYFVDLMLDHILLNALCAGRQASANM; encoded by the coding sequence ATGCCGGAGAAGGGGCTGAGCTGGCCGTCTTCGCAGCCGTGGACGGGGAGTCAAAGGTTCGGTCATGTGCTTCAATGGCGAGTTGGGTTGTTAACGGCGGTGGTTATCGTCGGAATGGTGGTGGTTTGGAGCGTCGATGCCACAACTATGCAGAGCTTCGTCGAAGCTACGAGGTCCCGCCAAGCTTACCTCACTACAAAGGTTAGTGCTTTAGCTAATCTCGCCCAAACCCATCAAAATCTCGACTTTAAATCCTTCCACATTGCGGTTAACCAGACCCAGAACCAGACCAAGATAACCCCGAATCAAACCAATACGACCCAGAACCAGATCAAGACGACCCAGAACCAAACCAATGCGACCCAGAGGCAAATCAATGCGACCCAGTTCAAAACCCACTTGGATTTTCAAAAGCCAGTAAATTTTTCCCAATCTGAACCAATTTCTGCCCATAATCCAACTGGGGTTTCTCTAAAATCAGGAAGTATGAGTTGGGTTGCAGCTGGATTGGAGCCTAATTTAACAAAGAATCTTCTGGCTCGGTGGCTTGCTCCGGGAGGAGAGCCCTGTAAAGATTCTAAAACAGTAGAAATTTCAATTCTTGATTTGGACGGTAGGGATCTGATCGAGTTATCAGCCGGTGAAATGTATGAGTTTCAGTTTCTGGCATTGGGGGAGGATAAGAACCCTAGATGTTTGGGTGGGGATTACTTCGAAACCGATCTTTCTGGGGATTCATGGAAATCTAGGCCTCTGGTGAGAGACTTTGGCAATGGTTCTTATTCTGTTAAGCTTCAAGTTCATCAGGATTTTGTGGGGTTGTACAATTTTACTGTTATTTTACTCTTTAGGCATTTTGAGGGTCTTAGATTTTCACCAGCTAGGTTTGCGTATGATCGAGAGCTGCGAAAGATTCCGATCAGGTTTGTAAAAGGCTCGGCGAAGTTGCCTGAGCTGCGTACTTGCGAAGAGTCCGATTTTGGGAGAGAGATTTGGGCTGGAAGGTGGACTAGGCATGGGAAGAACGATGACTGTGAAATCAGTAATGATGGTCGATATCGCTGTTTAGCTCCGAATTATCCTTGCCAAGGTCCATGGTGCAATGGTTCATTGGGGGTGTTGGAGAGTAATGGTTGGGTTTACTCCACACATTGTTCGTTTAGATTGTTTTCGGCTGATAATGCTTGGAATTGCATGAGCAACCGGTGGATTTTCTTTTGGGGCGACTCCAATCACGTAGACTCAATACGGAACATTCTCAATTTTATCTTGGATCGGCCTGATATACCCTCAGTTCCTAGACGGTTTGATATGAACTTTTCAAACCCGAAAGACCCTTCACAGACGGTTCGAATCACAAGCATTTTCAATGGTCATTGGAACGAGACACAAAATTACCAAGGATTGAATTCTCTGAAAGATGAAGGATTTAGGAACTTATTAAAGACGTACTTCTCTGAACAGACGGTTCCAGATACTATCATCATGAACTCTGGATTACACGACGGTGTATTTTGGTCCAACATAAGATCATTCTCTAATGGGGCAAGCTATGCAGCAACATTTTGGGTGGAAATTATGGAGTCGATAAGGCAGAGAGGATTGACGGTGCCAAAAGTCTTTTACCGGACAACAATAGCCACTGGTGGGTATGCACGAACTCTGGCATATAACCCTAGTAAAATGGAGGCATTCAATTGGGTATTGTTAGAGAAATTGAAGGAAGCCGGGCTCCTCGCCGGTGTAATTGACAATTTCGACATGACCTTCCCATGGCATTATGATAATCGGTGCAACGATGGGGTGCACTATGGCCGAGCTCCTGTAAAGATGAAGTGGAGAGATGGCGAAATCGGGCACCATTATTTTGTAGACCTTATGTTGGATCATATACTGCTGAATGCACTCTGTGCAGGAAGGCAAGCTTCTGCAAACATGTGA